The following proteins are co-located in the Phaeodactylum tricornutum CCAP 1055/1 chromosome 2, whole genome shotgun sequence genome:
- a CDS encoding predicted protein, with amino-acid sequence MTADAKPSLPATEESPAETELRSRLARTIQLRATTQLELRKSQKELERLLVAIPPRPRQPLADVNEQLRTLETYRETHSLSLAEEKALLRRIHSLEAARCVCNTYTAADVAIRCEKALTASLRGSLQSQTQQIAALRDTLQTTRTARKLGCDVAELQKVLVDCPPAQLGRVIGKDGSNVRAWMQKYGVTIDVDRERHQLALKGSHQALECTLPAVQRIVDTTERDLSTLVSTSTVAYWTTKHITALEDLRSRYSHVYIDIQRGKHQKQHLVRLRGIPVDLDSVQHEMELWRIVTKTVAVDAAAASVILGKKGNNITRMVQTHQVTMDVRNPSGSASNDHSNETNSMSTTATTKMEITGPVDNVTAAVQEIEQIMADHERVVKTVPVDRNVQEVFLHQSGLGIKATHKVINDAIQTIAPGALPVNVGDKGDQGGSIVLRGKAMYMETAVSMVEKEAARVQNLIVQIRVDPLVIPLLIGPSGTNIRKLMQNHPAATLLIDRDGGIVTIGGLEAAPIQALQAEIEAMVRDNQLERVKLDAQTYHSVVAAVLRSSKIKEMNKLNIKLFTQDDTNEIVLRGSAESLPQAASLVRDVISENYIAELAVDVDDLKVLLEGGKKSPIVEFSNSFGVQLSSNRETQVVTVRGPQDRVNEATAAVNSFLYGGEGHRVAKIPLNRDGAGVVIGRGGKTRIDLEKKYGVTVQVHRTNDHVTVRGTADAVEDCNLEIARLLLTASVVESLDVSEEQSKGLISARLAALIQKTVPVRISVGETKVTVRGCRHDVNDAVALLKEQLYGIYEGRIVLDIDYFHKMQDACKDLSHFTRIKRNSGVELSVDESAAAIVVTGQREKVKGAKLQLFSLFGFIFDSSFTQLAVPPASLSTIGQVAVLAEVSSASGGASVLLDRDTHAILIFAQEASKVSKAKNEIEKRMQLSLSRLHVIELESSEDWLVATTIGKGGKNINALRKRTGCSIDVDSTKRKIVISSENEQSFDNGRKEVEDFLEKERQRCVFCEIPEQYYPAFVGRGGANIKKFSETHNVNIQTMRNTPVKGLRITGEKDFVAAAKTAIQEWIAFRQQAREEADMSESMPLRHDQISVILGTKGSTVRSLQSEFGCRVNVERQSPCCVLVQGGSPGKRQATLAKIRELLLSDAVLKSENLERSNDPGSHFIEMAVQSQSKVHREQVPQTQRNVKKKGVSSWTEYFPVLDSGADEQKTETSSTSTFIENTKNESPSWSTIVQIPTMAGEISNDVKQRRSFVSMVSDDDWDATSVGSDPADHQLNAELRYESDACTKVAQLMGNLQ; translated from the exons ATGACGGCGGATGCCAAACCCTCCTTACCGGCAACCGAGGAATCTCCCGCCGAGACAGAACTGCGTAGTCGCCTGGCTCGGACGATACAGTTGCGAGCAACGACGCAG TTGGAACTCCGAAAGAGTCAAAAAGAACTGGAACGTCTCTTGGTCGCTATCCCTCCACGACCCCGGCAACCCCTCGCGGACGTGAACGAACAACTCCG AACACTGGAAACATACCGTGAAACGCACAGTCTCTCCTTGGCCGAGGAAAAGGCGTTGCTCCGGCGAATACATTCCTTGGAAGCCGCGCGTTGCGTGTGCAACACTTACACGGCCGCTGACGTCGCAATACGGTGCGAAAAGGCCCTCACGGCGAGTTTGCGCGGGTCGCTGCAATCGCAAACGCAACAGATTGCCGCGCTAAGAGATACCTTGCAAACGACCCGCACGGCGCGGAAACTCGGTTGCGACGTCGCGGAACTCCAAAAGGTGCTCGTAGACTGTCCTCCGGCTCAACTAGGTCGGGTCATTGGCAAGGACGGAAGCAATGTACGGGCGTGGATGCAGAAGTACGGCGTGACCATTGACGTTGATCGGGAACGACACCAACTCGCCTTGAAGGGGTCGCACCAGGCTTTGGAATGCACCCTACCGGCCGTCCAGCGTATAGTGGATACAACGGAACGCGACTTATCcacccttgtttccaccaGTACGGTGGCCTACTGGACCACTAAACACATTACCGCTCTGGAGGATTTGCGATCCCGCTATTCCCACGTCTACATCGACATTCAAAGGGGCAAGCATCAAAAGCAGCACTTGGTACGGCTTCGTGGGATCCCGGTCGACTTGGACAGCGTGCAGCACGAAATGGAACTTTGGCGGATTGTGACGAAAACTGTGGCGGTAGACGCCGCCGCAGCATCGGTCATCCTGGGCAAAAAAGGAAATAACATTACCCGCATGGTACAGACGCATCAAGTGACCATGGACGTTAGGAATCCGAGTGGCAGTGCGAGCAACGATCACAGCAATGAGACCAATAGCATGTCTACCACCGCCACGACAAAGATGGAAATTACCGGACCGGTGGACAACGTCACTGCAGCCGTACAGGAAATCGAACAAATCATGGCCGACCACGAGCGAGTCGTGAAAACGGTACCAGTGGATCGAAACGTGCAAGAAGTCTTTTTGCATCAGAGTGGCCTGGGTATCAAAGCCACACATAAAGTCATTAACGACGCGATTCAAACTATTGCTCCTGGTGCGCTACCCGTCAACGTGGGCGACAAAGGGGACCAAGGCGGTAGTATTGTACTCAGAGGGAAGGCCATGTACATGGAAACAGCAGTATCCATGGTAGAGAAGGAGGCTGCACGTGTACAAAACCTGATTGTCCAAATTCGGGTCGATCCTTTGGTCATTCCACTCTTAATTGGACCGAGTGGGACCAACATTCGGAAATTGATGCAAAATCATCCCGCAGCAACACTGCTTATTGATCGTGACGGGGGCATCGTAACCATTGGTGGACTCGAGGCCGCGCCAATACAAGCCTTGCAGGCGGAGATTGAGGCAATGGTCCGAGACAATCAATTGGAACGTGTGAAGCTGGACGCTCAGACGTACCATTCCGTGGTTGCCGCCGTATTGCGCTCTTCAAAGATAAAAGAAATGAACAAGTTGAATATCAAATTATTTACTCAAGACGACACGAACGAAATTGTCCTGCGCGGCAGTGCGGAGAGTCTGCCGCAAGCCGCATCGTTGGTGCGAGATGTCATTTCAGAAAATTACATTGCAGAACTTGCGGTAGATGTCGATGATTTGAAAGTCTTATTGGAGGGGGGTAAAAAGAGCCCGATTGTCGAATTCTCCAATTCATTTGGCGTGCAACTCAGTTCGAATCGGGAAACACAAGTCGTTACGGTACGAGGGCCTCAGGACAGGGTCAATGAAGCTACAGCTGCAGTGAACAGTTTTTTATACGGCGGTGAAGGCCACAGAGTCGCCAAGATTCCACTGAATCGAGACGGTGCCGGTGTCGTCATTGGTCGCGGTGGCAAAACCAGGATCGACTTGGAAAAAAAATACGGCGTCACAGTCCAAGTACATCGGACAAATGACCATGTGACGGTTCGTGGGACGGCAGATGCTGTGGAGGATTGCAACTTAGAAATAGCAAGATTGCTTTTGACTGCTTCCGTAGTCGAAAGTCTGGACGTCTCGGAAGAGCAATCTAAGGGTTTGATCAGTGCTAGACTTGCAGCACTGATTCAAAAAACTGTCCCCGTGCGCATAAGTGTAGGTGAAACCAAGGTTACGGTACGCGGATGTAGGCATGATGTCAATGACGCTGTCGCCTTGTTGAAGGAGCAGTTGTATGGTATCTATGAAGGACGAATTGTGTTGGATATAGACTACTTTCACAAGATGCAGGATGCCTGCAAAGATTTATCCCATTTCACACGTATTAAAAGGAATTCGGGTGTTGAGCTATCGGTGGACGAAAGCGCAGCAGCCATTGTTGTGACAGGTCAGCGAGAAAAGGTCAAGGGCGCAAAGCTCCAGCTATTTTCCCTTTTTGGTTTTATTTTTGATTCGTCGTTCACGCAGCTTGCCGTCCCTCCGGCTTCGCTATCTACTATAGGACAAGTTGCGGTACTGGCTGAGGTTTCATCTGCTTCGGGTGGTGCATCTGTCCTGTTAGATCGGGACACACACGCGATTCTGATTTTCGCCCAAGAAGCCTCCAAAGTTTCCAAGGCGAAGAATGAAATTGAGAAGCGAATGCAATTATCGTTAAGCCGACTTCATGTGATTGAACTCGAATCATCCGAAGACTGGCTGGTAGCTACTACGATAGGAAAAGGCGGTAAAAATATCAACGCGCTGCGCAAGCGCACTGGATGCTCAATCGATGTCGATAGTACCAAGAGAAAAATTGTTATTTCGTCGGAAAATGAGCAAAGCTTCGATAACGGCCGGAAGGAAGTAGAAGATTTTCTAGAGAAAGAGCGGCAGCGATGTGTATTTTGTGAGATTCCGGAACAATACTATCCGGCCTTCGTCGGGCGCGGAGGTGCCAACATCAAGAAATTTTCCGAAACTCACAATGTGAACATTCAAACCATGCGAAATACACCGGTCAAAGGTCTTCGAATAACGGGCGAGAAAGACTTTGTTGCCGCTGCCAAAACAGCAATCCAGGAATGGATAGCTTTCCGTCAGCAAGCCCGGGAAGAAGCCGACATGAGCGAGTCAATGCCGTTGCGGCACGATCAAATTTCCGTGATCCTTGGTACGAAAGGGTCCACTGTTCGCTCATTACAATCAGAATTTGGCTGCCGTGTCAATGTAGAGCGGCAATCTCCATGCTGTGTACTTGTGCAAGGTGGCTCCCCTGGAAAACGGCAGGCAACCCTTGCAAAGATCCGTGAGCTGCTGCTTTCCGATGCTGTACTAAAGTCAGAGAACCTCGAACGAAGCAACGATCCCGGTAGCCATTTCATAGAAATGGCAGTACAATCTCAGTCAAAGGTACATCGCGAACAGGTGCCACAAACCCAACGCAATGTAAAGAAAAAAGGTGTATCATCATGGACTGAATATTTCCCAGTGCTCGACTCAGGGGCGGACGAACAGAAAACAGAAACGAGTTCTACATCGACTTTTATAGAAAATACTAAAAACGAAAGCCCTTCCTGGTCGACGATCGTTCAAATTCCTACAATGGCCGGTGAAATCTCGAACGACGTCAAACAACGCCGTTCGTTCGTCAGCATGGTCTCAGACGATGATTGGGATGCCACATCCGTCGGCTCCGACCCCGCGGACCATCAGCTTAATGCGGAATTGCGATACGAGTCTGACGCATGCACGAAAGTAGCACAACTCATGGGCAACTTACAGTAA
- a CDS encoding predicted protein, producing the protein MYVGRTTAHPWTGDVLSVPPQPFGILCRWFLDPFFPKRIHCHHHHNQHTTKHYHYFYNYQKTCIALHDAPYRLFAFGDGRRQCVCSRSLFNTRRAIRHAQRANPLRLGTFRSTPPCILRSTTTTTTKQQQLPLRYSSSDTADEDGTGNPTTPSCLFVCLGPPTATTSTLEAESPFPIITLPTPSTGNDVTTPSAALTAALSIAKCCSLADAALRQTVARVIFRTRQARLVQDAQWRTQSSRYQSRIAGCFDRNQQITGDLVTTTGRLRGKVRDRYPGTKSLALVTTDRQSGFDRMLARVPYKGAVLNLTSAFWFEQTAHIIPNHLVSVPHPYVSVVKPCQPFPIEFVVRSYMTGSTSTSIWRNYQEGVRSYCGHDLPDGMTKNQKLECNILTPTTKEEDHDRPISLVDIVAENWMTQSDLDVCAAAALKVFALGQQVAAAHGLILVDTKYEFGKDEHTGEILLIDEVHTPDSSRYWLASTYEERIAAGEEPDNIDKEFLRLWFRSQCDPYNDETLPEAPRDLVLELARRYILLFEMITWKDFDFDAVTGEDEITKAIEASIH; encoded by the exons ATGTACGTCGGACGGACCACAGCGCACCCTTGGACCGGAGATGTGTTGTCCGTCCCTCCCCAGCCATTCGGTATCTTGTGTCGCTGGTTTTTGGATCCGTTCTTTCCGAAACGTATAcattgtcatcatcatcacaACCAACACACGACCAAACACTATCACTACTTCTACAACTACCAGAAAACGTGTATCGCCCTGCATGACGCTCCCTACCGTCTATTTGCTTTCGGGGACGGAAGACGGCAGTGCGTTTGCTCAAGAAGTTTGTTTAATACTCGCCGCGCGATTCGACATGCCCAACGTGCAAATCCGCTCCGCCTCGGTACCTTTCGATCGACTCCTCCCTGCATCCTCAGgtccacaacaacaacaacaacaaagcagcagcagcttccgTTGAGATACAGCAGTAGTGACACTGCCGATGAGGACGGCACCGGAAATCCGACGACTCCATCATGCCTCTTTGTCTGTCTCGGACCACCGACGGCGACCACTTCCACTCTGGAAGCCGAATCGCCCTTTCCCATTATTACGCTGCCCACGCCCAGTACTGGGAATGACGTGACTACACCATCCGCGGCACTCACTGCCGCACTCTCTATTGCCAAATGCTGCAGTCTGGCCGACGCCGCCCTCCGACAAACGGTGGCCCGGGTCATCTTTCGTACACGCCAAGCCCGTCTGGTCCAGGACGCGCAGTGGCGTACACAGTCATCACGGTACCAATCCCGCATTGCCGGCTGCTTTGATCGGAACCAACAAATTACCGGGGACCTGGTGACTACCACCGGTCGCTTGCGGGGCAAGGTACGCGATCGGTATCCCGGAACGAAAAGCTTGGCCCTCGTCACCACCGATCGACAGTCCGGCTTTGATCGGATGCTGGCCCGAGTGCCCTACAAGGGCGCCGTCCTCAATTTGACCAGCGCTTTCTGGTTCGAACAAACCGCTCACATCATACCTAATCATCTCGTTTCCGTGCCACACCCTTACGTAAGCGTTGTGAAACCCTGTCAACCCTTTCCAATCGAGTTTGTCGTCCG CTCGTACATGACGGGTTCCACGTCCACATCCATTTGGAGAAACTACCAGGAAGGGGTACGGTCCTATTGCGGACACGATCTTCCCGACGGCATGACGAAGAACCAAAAGCTGGAGTGCAACATTCTGACACCTAccacgaaagaagaagaccaCGATCGACCCATCTCACTGGTCGATATTGTCGCCGAAAACTGGATGACGCAGTCGGATTTGGACGTCTGCGCCGCTGCGGCACTAAAAGTGTTCGCGCTCGGCCAACAGGTTGCCGCTGCTCACGGTCTCATCCTGGTCGATACCAAATACGAATTCGGTAAGGACGAACACACGGGTGAAATCTTACTAATCGACGAAGTGCACACACCCGATTCGTCCCGCTACTGGTTGGCGAGCACGTACGAGGAGCGCATCGCTGCCGGAGAAGAACCCGACAATATCGATAAGGAATTCTTGCGTCTGTGGTTCCGATCGCAGTGCGACCCCTACAACGACGAGACACTACCGGAAGCACCGCGAGACTTGGTGTTGGAACTAGCTCGACGGTACATTTTACTGTTTGAAATGATCACTTGGAAGGACTTTGATTTTGATGCCGTCACGGGTGAAGATGAAATTACCAAGGCGATTGAAGCAAGCATCCATTGA
- a CDS encoding predicted protein, which produces MKSSVNHMRRFTRGAYLTNLAVIASQFHFQREAVAAFVPFSTLPRSNLQSPMSTCGYRSPSNLCHSDFATRCIREPTLTPSTFKKHPLRARSDNESDESKDQSLSAESAGWLATIVLPLWFVYITNQWNRYSINYLVDFSNDAIPFQAMNVDIGFDQAQYGLLASIAFTALYAVATLGAGIASDRFNRRTLTIAAALGWSAATLGTALANTYTEVLLCRVAMGLACAFSTPTAYTLIKERVPEERIALATSVYGTGVAVASGLASLSLILDTQVGWRSTLLVVSAIGFASAVATVALVEDDDPKKRTGQEFASDGTSVATDGSVLADVQEAVSTSRVQWIFLGSFLRFCSGLCIGVWGAPYFRMVFSDQQSEYAIAQAGISAIGASLSGLLGGATADWLSSNAVKDQADDPVGRRLWVPVVGSILAAPAWYYAVNSEQSFETAMAFLAAEYFVAECWFGPTISTLQSTVGPRIGGTAQGLFTLTGAFANLAPSLLGFLYGSMSGGGQSSPELANLLAAGVCIGYLSSAFCFAVAAKSPPPVAALPDKMENNVGSS; this is translated from the coding sequence ATGAAGTCATCCGTTAACCACATGCGGAGATTCACCCGCGGTGCGTATCTGACGAATCTTGCTGTGATAGCCagtcaatttcattttcagAGAGAAGCCGTCGCGGCTTTCGTTCCTTTTTCCACCTTGCCAAGGAGCAACCTTCAGTCGCCAATGTCAACGTGCGGGTATCGATCACCCTCCAACCTATGTCACTCGGACTTCGCTACACGTTGCATCCGTGAGCCCACTTTGACTCCGTCTACTTTCAAAAAGCACCCCCTGAGAGCGAGATCGGACAACGAAAGCGATGAAAGTAAGGATCAAAGCCTATCTGCCGAATCAGCGGGGTGGCTCGCTACGATTGTATTGCCTCTCTGGTTCGTGTACATTACCAACCAATGGAATCGCTATTCCATTAATTATCTTGTCGATTTCTCCAATGACGCGATTCCCTTTCAGGCGATGAATGTGGATATTGGCTTTGATCAGGCCCAGTACGGTTTGCTGGCATCTATTGCCTTTACAGCACTCTATGCAGTGGCAACCTTGGGAGCTGGTATCGCGTCCGATCGGTTCAATCGCAGAACGCTCACGATCGCTGCTGCTCTCGGTTGGTCCGCCGCAACATTGGGTACAGCACTGGCCAACACGTATACCGAAGTACTGCTGTGTCGCGTGGCCATGGGTTTGGCCTGTGCGTTTTCGACGCCAACGGCCTATACGCTAATCAAAGAGCGCGTACCAGAAGAGCGGATTGCGTTGGCGACGAGCGTGTACGGTACAGGAGTTGCTGTCGCTAGTGGGTTGGCTTCGTTGTCACTGATTTTGGATACTCAAGTGGGTTGGAGGAGCACATTACTTGTCGTTTCGGCTATTGGTTTTGCGTCGGCGGTCGCGACCGTCGCTTTGGTAGAGGACGACGATCCCAAAAAACGCACAGGACAAGAATTCGCGTCAGATGGTACAAGTGTCGCGACCGATGGCTCGGTACTCGCCGACGTCCAAGAAGCTGTCTCCACCAGTCGTGTCCAATGGATATTTCTTGGTAGTTTCTTGCGCTTCTGTTCAGGTTTATGCATCGGTGTTTGGGGAGCGCCCTATTTTCGTATGGTGTTCAGCGACCAACAGTCTGAGTACGCCATTGCTCAAGCCGGAATTAGTGCAATCGGGGCTAGTCTCAGTGGGCTATTGGGTGGTGCAACGGCAGACTGGCTTTCGTCCAATGCCGTCAAGGACCAAGCCGATGATCCCGTAGGTCGAAGACTGTGGGTGCCGGTTGTTGGATCGATTCTGGCAGCCCCAGCTTGGTACTACGCAGTGAATTCGGAGCAGTCCTTTGAAACTGCAATGGCCTTTTTGGCGGCCGAGTACTTTGTAGCGGAATGCTGGTTCGGACCTACCATTAGTACGCTACAGTCCACAGTGGGCCCCCGCATTGGCGGAACGGCACAAGGTTTGTTTACTTTGACAGGTGCGTTTGCCAACTTGGCGCCCAGCTTACTGGGTTTTCTCTACGGATCGATGAGTGGGGGCGGTCAATCCTCTCCCGAGCTGGCAAATCTACTCGCCGCCGGGGTCTGCATTGGCTACCTGTCCAGTGCCTTTTGCTTCGCCGTAGCGGCTAAGTCACCCCCTCCAGTCGCAGCCCTACCAgacaaaatggaaaacaatgTGGGCAGCTCTTGA
- a CDS encoding predicted protein, whose translation MSQAMSDIDLPASVVADSSLIHRVLLADPSDFSKLTISGQPADLETLSFTNFDESLARVRTNTGINDISVMLKAAFRDRVLDESERSQRNSAVQELLSDLHNHLRALVPSRTDLHGLLQKESILQAQSLADLNGLVVQAAQALVQLESPARSMSTLAWLETAQSPSNHVDLSFVVTSILYLLQKAEQCQTDKQNFYLGRVWAPRIHEHGVALKRRHFEQSHGSLVELNNAKATKLWIQELFAAIPDSERKGLLVSPEARQALVFRGWIDEIVFRPGTRPPLQLPEVLDHDQDALRRIRSLTRLAVAGSALALHACTAAKQSPDVLKLATEDTPSLESRRVALVQAISEPLSKTPGQYQDEVSVAVINLSRKWSNSNSIDSAAEETLRGRTRAVLQAEDPVLQVLERRMKTCFSETVTWPPESLQSMPNVLQSGEVLLHQKNPAMIDQGKALFLERAKSIFRHNGLAFYASDLSESALLARKIIHLAWRVFGDALLDRLILQECSGT comes from the coding sequence ATGAGTCAAGCAATGTCGGACATAGATTTGCCGGCCAGCGTTGTTGCTGACTCGAGCTTGATCCACAGGGTTCTCCTTGCTGACCCTTCCGACTTTTCAAAACTGACGATATCCGGTCAGCCCGCAGACTTGGAAACCTTATCCTTTACAAATTTTGATGAGTCTTTAGCTCGTGTTCGCACAAATACTGGCATTAATGATATCAGTGTAATGCTGAAAGCTGCCTTTCGCGATCGCGTACTCGACGAATCGGAACGATCCCAACGAAATTCGGCAGTTCAAGAATTACTTAGCGACCTCCATAATCATCTACGGGCGTTGGTACCCTCCCGAACCGACCTCCATGGGCTCTTGCAAAAGGAGTCTATTTTGCAAGCCCAAAGCCTGGCTGATCTGAACGGGCTCGTTGTGCAAGCCGCACAAGCGCTTGTACAATTAGAGTCTCCAGCTCGGAGTATGAGCACGTTGGCGTGGCTAGAAACGGCCCAGTCTCCATCGAATCACGTTGACTTATCTTTTGTGGTCACATCGATACTTTACTTGTTACAAAAGGCTGAGCAGTGTCAGACCGATAAACAAAATTTCTACCTGGGTCGCGTCTGGGCGCCGCGCATTCACGAGCATGGAGTGGCACTCAAACGGCGACATTTTGAGCAGAGTCACGGGTCATTGGTAGAACTAAACAATGCCAAGGCCACGAAGTTGTGGATTCAGGAATTGTTCGCTGCTATTCCGGACAGCGAAAGAAAAGGATTGCTGGTCTCGCCGGAGGCGCGACAGGCTTTGGTCTTTCGTGGTTGGATAGACGAGATTGTTTTCCGTCCCGGCACACGGCCACCGCTGCAACTACCCGAAGTTCTGGACCACGATCAAGATGCCTTGCGGAGGATCCGATCCTTGACACGTTTAGCAGTAGCTGGGTCGGCCCTAGCATTGCACGCATGTACCGCGGCGAAGCAATCTCCGGACGTACTCAAGCTCGCGACCGAGGACACTCCGTCTTTGGAGAGTCGTCGCGTCGCTTTAGTGCAGGCCATCAGCGAACCTTTAAGCAAAACGCCCGGTCAGTATCAAGATGAAGTATCGGTAGCCGTGATCAATCTTTCTCGAAAATGGTCAAATTCCAACAGTATAGATTCTGCTGCTGAAGAGACTCTCAGGGGTCGCACACGAGCAGTCTTGCAGGCCGAGGATCCCGTCCTCCAAGTGTTGGAGCGGCGGATGAAGACATGCTTTAGTGAAACCGTCACGTGGCCTCCAGAATCGTTACAAAGCATGCCGAATGTACTTCAAAGTGGCGAAGTTCTGTTGCATCAAAAGAATCCTGCGATGATCGATCAGGGAAAAGCATTATTTCTAGAGAGAGCCAAGAGCATCTTTCGGCATAACGGTTTAGCGTTTTATGCCTCAGATCTGTCCGAATCGGCTTTGTTGGCTCGCAAAATAATTCACTTGGCATGGAGGGTATTTGGGGACGCTTTGTTAGATCGATTGATTCTTCAAGAGTGCAGTGGAACGTAA
- a CDS encoding predicted protein has protein sequence MNTIKEILRINEEELKRGLAGTAASWHQQYAQSAWVYVGNLDHALTEGDVICVLSQYGEIEDLHLVREEDTGKSRGFAFCKYEDARSCVLAVDNFTGIELCGRSLRVDHVENYRLPKHLMDKEDQ, from the exons ATGAACACCATAAAAGAAATATTGCGGATCAACGAAGAAGAGTTAAAACGCGGGTTGGCCGGCACGGCGGCTTCTTGGCACCAGCAATACGCGCAATCGGCGTGGGTCTATGTGGGTAACCTGGACCATGCTCTTACGGAAGGGGACGTCATTTGCGTACTTAGTCAGTACGGCGAAATCGAGGACTTACACCTGGTGCGCGAAGAAGATACGGGCAAGTCCCGGGGTTTTGCCTTTTGCAAATACGAAGACGCGCGATCGTGTGTGTTGGCGGTCGACAACTTCACCGGGATCGAG CTTTGCGGACGATCGTTGCGGGTTGATCACGTCGAAAACTATCGTTTACCGAAACACTTAATGGACAAAGAAGACCAG
- a CDS encoding predicted protein, translated as MVSSPRILLAAKAADDPLVVKTLCLLRDFYKTNTQIKESHGLTHVLAVYRHAVHAIDSVEDSRFTHPDAVEILLAALLHDVDDRKYFPDQAADDCLNAKNILNNANVPDQAIARVHSMVQMVSCSKNGNSVPEEIRESNRYYKLIPRWSDRLEAVGRQGVVRCYQYAKEKNNPLSSNASPKATTLAEMWEFASPSRFDQYQSSGGNSADMISHYYDKLLHVARPPKEIVQNRYLEEQAEASVAPLIEVCLRFGQTGTVDEKYLQALASE; from the coding sequence ATGGTGTCCAGTCCTAGAATACTCTTGGCGGCAAAGGCTGCTGATGATCCCCTCGTAGTAAAAACACTTTGTTTGTTGAGGGATTTCTACAAAACGAACACACAAATCAAAGAGTCTCATGGCTTGACGCACGTTCTGGCCGTTTACCGGCACGCAGTGCACGCTATCGACTCTGTCGAAGACTCGCGTTTTACTCACCCAGATGCCGTTGAGATTCTCCTTGCCGCGTTGTTGCACGATGTAGACGATCGGAAATATTTTCCTGATCAAGCCGCAGACGACTGCTTAAACGCAAAGAATATTTTGAACAATGCCAATGTCCCAGATCAAGCCATTGCTCGAGTCCATAGCATGGTTCAGATGGTGAGCTGCTCCAAGAATGGGAATTCCGTGCCGGAAGAAATTCGCGAATCCAATCGCTACTACAAACTCATTCCAAGATGGAGTGATCGACTGGAGGCTGTCGGGCGACAAGGTGTCGTTCGTTGCTACCAATacgccaaagaaaagaacaATCCGCTGTCTAGCAATGCTTCGCCCAAGGCCACTACTTTGGCAGAAATGTGGGAGTTTGCCTCTCCGTCGAGGTTTGACCAATATCAGTCGAGTGGTGGGAACTCGGCCGACATGATTTCGCACTATTACGACAAACTCCTCCACGTTGCGCGGCCACCAAAAGAAATTGTTCAAAATCGATACCTTGAGGAGCAGGCCGAAGCAAGTGTCGCGCCTCTCATCGAAGTTTGTCTACGCTTCGGTCAGACAGGTACTGTTGACGAAAAGTACTTACAAGCTTTAGCATCAGAATGA
- a CDS encoding predicted protein: MYITMIRLSQFVLVVLLLSLDLIEGFYRGVVETNAWSPPGKRRNANGLVAPRTCSSRLCASFRFKNVEEMLDNFREEPLLISFTAINCGPCKLQKKELQAVSKLVGAKFNMVAIDTDRWPRIGTKFSVGKLPCLVVLKNGVVLARLEGLTKAEVVADQVRAYLL, encoded by the coding sequence ATGTACATCACCATGATCAGACTTTCCCAGTTTGTACTTGTAGTTCTACTCCTATCATTAGACCTGATTGAAGGCTTTTACCGAGGAGTCGTCGAGACAAATGCATGGTCGCCTCCGGGAAAGCGACGAAATGCGAACGGTCTGGTTGCTCCGCGAACGTGCTCGAGCAGGCTGTGCGCGAGTTTCAGGTTCAAGAATGTAGAAGAAATGCTGGATAACTTTCGCGAAGAGCCTCTGCTCATATCGTTCACAGCCATAAATTGCGGTCCATGTAAATTGCAAAAAAAAGAGCTTCAGGCGGTATCGAAACTTGTTGGCGCCAAGTTTAACATGGTGGCGATCGACACCGATCGGTGGCCGCGTATTGGTACCAAGTTTTCCGTAGGAAAGCTTCCTTGCTTGGTTGTACTAAAGAACGGTGTAGTACTTGCCAGACTTGAAGGCCTGACGAAGGCGGAAGTCGTGGCGGACCAGGTCCGCGCTTACCTTTTGTAA